The proteins below are encoded in one region of Casimicrobium huifangae:
- a CDS encoding SulP family inorganic anion transporter produces the protein MTRFLPFLAWLPLLRNRATLRTDVLAGLTGAIVVLPQGVAFATLAGMPPAYGLYSAMVPCVIAALFGSSRVMVTGPANAISLTVLAIMAPLAQPESPRYVELVITLAFMVGCWQLLLALVKAGRLIDYVSHTVIVGFTAGAAVLIVNSQIRNFFGVDIPRGTSVAQTVIEFAAHLPTVQPVAIATGCLTLLAAVLWQPLNRIVPAMLVAVVAGSTVAAFARWVEPNLVLRTVDALPSAIPPLSSPDLSPDTLRQLLVPSIAMTLLALAEAVSIAQALAKRRHEKLDGNQEFLGQGVANIVGSFFSSYPASGSFNRSGVNMAAGAVTPFSAICAATFLVAILFFVAPLARYLPLAAVAAILFLVAWNLVDRREFRYLLADKFERITLLATFIATLAIPLEWAILLGVAVGHVVGRIRRSRATAGHAE, from the coding sequence CGCCATCGTCGTGCTGCCGCAGGGGGTGGCCTTCGCCACGCTGGCCGGCATGCCACCGGCGTATGGCCTTTATTCGGCGATGGTTCCCTGCGTGATCGCTGCGCTGTTCGGTTCGTCGCGCGTGATGGTGACCGGCCCGGCGAACGCCATTTCGTTAACGGTTCTCGCGATCATGGCGCCGCTGGCGCAGCCTGAATCGCCGCGCTATGTGGAGCTGGTGATCACGCTGGCGTTCATGGTGGGTTGCTGGCAGTTGCTGTTGGCGCTGGTGAAGGCCGGGCGCCTGATCGACTACGTCTCGCACACGGTGATCGTAGGCTTCACGGCAGGTGCGGCGGTACTGATCGTGAATTCGCAGATCCGCAACTTCTTCGGCGTCGACATCCCGCGCGGCACTTCGGTGGCACAAACCGTCATTGAGTTCGCCGCCCATCTGCCCACCGTTCAGCCGGTGGCGATCGCAACCGGTTGCCTGACGCTGCTTGCTGCCGTCCTCTGGCAGCCGCTCAATCGCATCGTCCCGGCCATGCTGGTGGCTGTCGTCGCTGGCAGCACGGTGGCGGCATTCGCCCGCTGGGTTGAGCCCAATCTCGTGCTGCGGACGGTCGATGCATTGCCCAGCGCCATCCCGCCGCTGTCGTCGCCTGACCTTAGCCCCGATACGCTGCGTCAGCTGCTGGTGCCGTCGATCGCGATGACGCTGCTGGCGCTGGCCGAAGCGGTGTCCATCGCGCAAGCACTGGCGAAGCGGCGACACGAGAAACTGGACGGCAATCAGGAGTTTCTCGGGCAGGGTGTTGCCAATATCGTGGGTTCGTTCTTTTCGTCCTACCCGGCCAGCGGCTCGTTCAATCGCTCCGGCGTCAACATGGCAGCGGGTGCCGTCACGCCGTTTTCGGCGATCTGCGCGGCGACGTTTCTGGTCGCCATCCTTTTCTTCGTGGCGCCGCTGGCCCGCTATCTGCCGCTGGCCGCGGTCGCCGCGATCCTGTTTCTGGTGGCGTGGAATCTGGTGGATCGCCGGGAGTTTCGCTACCTGCTCGCCGACAAGTTCGAGCGCATCACGCTGCTTGCCACGTTCATCGCTACGCTCGCAATACCGCTGGAATGGGCCATCCTGCTCGGCGTTGCCGTCGGCCATGTGGTCGGCCGCATTCGCCGTAGCCGCGCTACAGCTGGCCACGCTGAATAA